A genomic window from Salvia miltiorrhiza cultivar Shanhuang (shh) chromosome 5, IMPLAD_Smil_shh, whole genome shotgun sequence includes:
- the LOC130986802 gene encoding small ubiquitin-related modifier 2-like gives MDKISVGVKSQDGDTIFFKVAPEKKIQELLKCYCAEKNFKYKEYSFLHNGTRIQPTKTFLEVGIEDGDQIDVMGHQDGGGNPRAFTT, from the exons ATGGACAAAATTTCGGTTGGCGTCAAGTCTCAg GACGGAGACACGATTTTTTTTAAGGTTGCGCCCGAGAAGAAAATACAAGAATTGCTTAAATGTTATTGTGCAGAAAAGAATTTTAAATATAAGGAGTACTCCTTTCTTCACAATGGAACTCGAATCCAACCTACAAAAACTTTCCTTGAG GTTGGCATAGAAGATGGAGACCAGATAGATGTAATGGGGCATCAAGACGGAGGTGGCAACCCAAGGGCTTTTACTACCTAA